A stretch of Planococcus citri chromosome 5, ihPlaCitr1.1, whole genome shotgun sequence DNA encodes these proteins:
- the LOC135848337 gene encoding uncharacterized protein LOC135848337, whose translation MPETAAENCGSGDQNRYYNIIIPDYKVNAPGGITTWINQVETRFKLAKMTSEEDKFDHMVASLPHEITNRVFNIINNPPTVSPFTTLKDTIIKEFKLSDAERVKKLLKGISRGDRKPSEYFREMKALAKDKVTDDVLREMFLAQLPKSAADILTVLSTTLLDELAKAADKL comes from the coding sequence ATGCCTGAAACTGCTGCAGAAAATTGTGGCTCCGGAGATCAAAACCGTTACTATAACATTATCATTCCAGATTATAAAGTCAACGCTCCTGGTGGCATTACAACATGGATAAATCAGGTAGAAACTCGATTTAAACTGGCAAAAATGACATCTGAGGAGGATAAATTTGATCATATGGTTGCGTCACTGCCACATGAAATAACGAATCGCGTATTCAATATAATAAACAATCCACCAACTGTAAGTCCTTTTACTACATTAAAAGATACAATTATAAAAGAATTCAAGCTAAGCGATGCAGAACGTGTTAAAAAGTTACTGAAAGGTATTTCTCGTGGTGATCGTAAACCATCTGAGTATTTTAGAGAAATGAAAGCGCTAGCTAAAGATAAAGTAACCGATGATGTTCTTCGAGAAATGTTTCTAGCTCAATTACCGAAATCAGCAGCCgatattttgacagttttgtcAACAACTTTGTTAGATGAATTAGCTAAAGCGGCGGATAAATTATGA
- the LOC135848641 gene encoding uncharacterized protein LOC135848641 has translation MTVKMKIINVCLMSAHLFLGVLGDLQITVDQFAAFKGFDPTKLCKNPKCLENICYALGHQLGLINGNQAFSSGYPRCEKFNNVILYDNDGGVVTKELTLPLCLWPSAVAIAGTGDTVPHKDVQVEIPKDCNPTG, from the exons ATGacagtgaaaatgaaaattatcaacgtATGTTTGATGTCGGCTCATCTTTTCCTGGGTGTATTGGGCGATCTACAAATAACTGTAGATCAATTTGCTGCTTTTAAAGG GTTTGATCCTACAAAACTCTGCAAAAATCCtaaatgtttggaaaatataTGTTATGCGCTTGGCCATCAATTAGGATTAATAAATGGCAATCAAGCTTTTTCCTCCGGCTATCCAAGATGTGAGAAGTTTAATAACGTCATTTTATATGATAATGACGGTGGCGTCGTTACGAAGGAACTCACTCTTCCCTTGTGTTTATGGCCTTCTGCAGTAGCAATAGCCGGAACAG GCGATACTGTGCCTCATAAGGATGTGCAGGTTGAAATACCAAAAGACTGCAATCCAACTGGATAA